One genomic region from Anguilla rostrata isolate EN2019 chromosome 2, ASM1855537v3, whole genome shotgun sequence encodes:
- the cops3 gene encoding COP9 signalosome complex subunit 3, whose amino-acid sequence MASALEQFVNNVRQLSAQGQMTPLCELINKSGELLAKNLSHLDTVLGALDIQEHSLGVLAVLFVKFSMPSIPDFETLFSQVQLFISTSNGEQIRYATDTFAGLCHQLTNALVERKQPLRGIGIIKQAIDKIQMNSNQLTSVHADLCQLCLLAKCFKPALPFLELDMTDICKENGSYDAKHFLCYYYYGGMIYTGLKDFERALYFYEQAITTPAMAVSHIMLEAYKKYILVSLILHGKVQPLPKYTSQIVGRFIKPLSNAYHELAQVYASNNPTELRGLVGKHGEAFMRDSNTGLVKQCLASLYKKNIQRLTKTFLTLSLQDMASRVQLSGPQEAEKYVLHMIENGEIYASINQKDGMVCFHDNPEKYNNPAMLHKIDQEMLKCIELDEKLKSMDQEIMVNPQFVQKSMGSQEDDVGSKTSSYS is encoded by the exons ATGGCTTCAGCCTTGGAGCAGTTCGTGAACAATGTGCGGCAGCTCTCTGCTCAAG GTCAGATGACTCCTCTGTGCGAGCTGATCAACAAGAGCGGAGAGCTGCTCGCCAAGAACCTGTCTCACCTGGACACAGTATTAGGAGCGCTGGACATCCAGGAGCACTCGCTCGGAGTGCTGGCCGTACT ATTTGTGAAGTTTTCCATGCCAAGCATCCCCGACTTTGAAACGTTATTCTCCCAAGTTCAGCTCTTCATCAGCACATCCAATGGAGAACAAATCCGATACGCAACAgacacct TCGCTGGGCTTTGCCACCAGCTGACCAACGCTCTGGTTGAACGAAAACAG CCGTTGAGGGGCATCGGCATTATCAAACAGGCAATAGACAAAATACAGATGAACTCCAACCAGCTCACCTCAGTGCACGCAGACCTGTGTCAG CTGTGCTTGTTAGCGAAGTGCTTCAAACCCGCCCTTCCGTTCCTGGAGCTGGACATGACCGACATCTGCAAGGAGAACGGCTCCTACGACGCCAAGCACTTCctgtgctactactactacggcGGCATGATCTACACGGGCCTCAAGGACTTCGAAAGGGCGCTGTATTTCTACGAGCAG GCGATAACCACTCCCGCGATGGCCGTCAGTCACATCATGCTGGAGGCCTACAAGAAGTACATCCTGGTGTCCCTCATCCTCCACGGGAAAGTGCAGCCGCTGCCTAAATACACCTCGCAGATCGTGGGCAGGTTCATCAAG CCTCTTAGCAACGCGTACCACGAGCTGGCGCAGGTGTACGCCAGCAACAACCCCACGGAGCTGCGCGGCCTGGTGGGCAAACACGGCGAGGCCTTCATGCGAGACAGCAACACGGGCCTGGTCAAGCAGTGCCTGGCCTCCCTGTACAAGAAGAACATCCAGCGGCTAACCAAG ACGTTCCTCACGCTGTCCTTACAAGACATGGCAAGCCGAGTGCAGCTCAGCGGCCCTCAGGAGGCAGAGAAATACGTCCTGCACATG ATCGAAAACGGCGAAATTTACGCCAGCATCAACCAGAAAGACGGTATGGTCTGTTTCCACGACAACCCAGAAAAGTACAACAACCCAGCAATGCTCCACAAAATTGACCAGGAG ATGCTGAAGTGTATAGAGCTGGATGAGAAGCTAAAGTCCATGGATCAGGAGATCATGGTGAACCCCCAGTTTGTACAGAAG AGTATGGGATCGCAAGAGGACGATGTTGGAAGCAAAACGTCAAGTTACTCCTGA
- the LOC135249095 gene encoding 5'(3')-deoxyribonucleotidase, mitochondrial-like, with amino-acid sequence MTLLPRVLGFLKLESPSISANVRCFAHLSTADVLAKMNDSTSKRLRVLVDMDGVLADFEGGFLKKYRAKYPNEPYINLEDRRGFWVSTQYGQLRSDLCAKAISIWESKNFFLELDPIPGGVEAVKEMSKMENTDVFICTSPIKHYSHCPYEKYAWIEKHFGHEFLEQIILTRDKTVVSGDILIDDKPDILGVEPKPSWEHVLFLACHNKHLLPSAGHRSLLSWHHDWRGLLESKRQ; translated from the exons ATGACTTTATTGCCCCGTGTCCTAGGCTTTCTAAAGCTAGAAAGTCCCTCGATTTCTGCTAACGTTAGATGTTTTGCTCATCTATCTACCGCCGACGTACTAGCGAAAATGAATGACAGTACAAGTAAACGGCTGCGCGTTCTGGTGGACATGGACGGAGTGCTTGCCGATTTTGAAGGAGGATTCTTGAAAAAATACCGAGCCAAGTACCCCAACGAACCATACATTAACCTGGAGGACAGAAGAGGATTCTGGGTCTCGACTCAGTACGGACAGCTACGTAGTGATCTCTGC GCGAAGGCCATCAGCATTTGGGAGTCAAAGAACTTCTTTTTAGAGCTGGACCCCATACCGGGAGGTGTGGAGGCCGTCAAGGAGATGTCTAAAATGGAAAA tACGGACGTCTTTATTTGCACCAGtccaataaaacattacagcCACTGTCCGTATGAGAAG TACGCCTGGATAGAGAAGCACTTTGGCCATGAGTTCCTGGAGCAGATCATTCTCACCAGAGACAAGACTGTGGTGTCTGGTGACATACTGATAGATGACAAACCAGACATccttg GGGTGGAGCCCAAGCCGAGCTGGGAGCACGTGCTCTTCCTGGCCTGCCACAACAAGCACCTGCTCCCCAGTGCCGGCCACCGGAGCCTGCTGTCCTGGCACCACGACTGGAGGGGCCTCCTGGAGAGCAAACGCCAatga